CCCTTGATAATTTTAAGCAAAATATTCGGCAAAGTGATAAAATAACCTTTTAGGAATGGCCATAATTTGGCAACAAAAGTATTAGAAATTCAGATGCCTTTCATGTTTTCTTTTGTATAAGTTTAGCTAGTTCTGCTTAATTTAAATGTAAAGACCAATTAGGAGTGATGAATATGAGCATGATCCAAGCACTCAATGCCCCTAGTAAATATGTCCAGGGCGTAGGCGCCTTGCAAGTGGCCGAAAAGTACATAGGAAATTTTGGTTCCGAAGCACTCATTATTGCTGACCCCTTTGTGCTAAATACGGCGCAGACTTTACTGGCCAAAGGTCTGGGCAAAATTAAATATCGGATTGAACGATTTGGTGGAGAGTGTTCTAAACCTGAAATTGAACGTTTAAAAACAATTGCTGTCAACGAAGGTGTCGACCTGATTATCGGCTTTGGTGGAGGCAAGACCTTGGATACAGCCAAAGCAGTAGCTTACTACGCAATGCTCCCTGTAGCGATCTTACCTACTATTGCTTCCACCGATGCTCCTTGCAGCGCTTTGGCTGTGGTTTATAAAGAAACGGGGGAATTTGAGGAGTATTTGCTTTTACCCAAAAACCCGGAGATAGTATTAGTTGATACTCGCATCATAGCTAATGCCCCTGCAAGATTTCTTGTGGCCGGCATGGGGGATGCCCTGGCAACGAAATTTGAAGCGGAAGCAAGCAGTACGCGGCATCTTCCCGCTATGTCGGGAGGAATAGCTACTGCCAGCGCCCTGGCCTTGGCCAATCTCTGCTACGATACGCTCATCGAATACGGGTTGACAGCCAAAACAGCAGTACAACGGCAGGTTGTAACTCCGGCAGTGGAAAGGATTGTGGAAGCTAATACTCTGCTAAGCGGACTTGGCTTTGAAAGCGGAGGGCTTGCCGCAGCTCATGCAATTCATAACGGCCTCACTGTTTTGGAGGAAACTCACCGCTATTTTCACGGAGAAAAGGTTGCTTTCTCCACCATTGTTCAGTTGGTAATGGAAAACAGGCCTACCGATGTCATTTTTGAAGTAGTGGATTTTTGTCGGTCTGTTGGTTTGCCAACTACTCTGAACGAGCTAGGACTAGAGGGTATCGATGAGCAAAAGCTGCGCAAAGTAGCAGAAGCTGCAACTGCCGAAAATGAAACAATTCATAATATGCCTTTTCCTGTAGATGCGCAAATGGTTTATGATGCCATTTTAGCGGCTGATGCTTTAGGTATGCTCGACTAAAAAGTCTGACCGGGGCCCTTTTGGTCCCGGTTTTGTGTGATCTTTTTCCTTCCGAATCAGCTCCCGGTTAACATAATCCCGTACAAAATTGAAATGAAAAAAAGGATTTAGCCGGTTGTTATAGAATTGTTATCTATCCGGTTTACTGTTCAGGGGAGGTTTTGCACAAGCGTATTCAAGCTGATGCTATCACCGCTTGAACCGCGATCGGATAATTATGTACTGGGACGCTACAGAAGTCCATTGAAATGCAGTAAGGTAGGACGGAGGGAAAAAATGATTAAATTATCAGACGGCAGGAATTTGCCACTGGACATGCACAAAGTCAAGATTATTCAGCGTTTGCCTTTTCCAACGGTGGAGCAACGGCTGGCGGCGATCCGGGAAGCGGGGTTTAATACCTTTTTGCTGCGCACAAGGGATATGTTTCTCGACATGCTAACCGACTCAGGCACCAACGCCCAGAGTGATGCCCAACTGGCTGCTTCCATGGAAGCGGACGACGCCTATGCCGGTTCGGAAAGCTTTTACAAGCTGGCCGAGGCGGTGCGCGAAGTTTTTGGCTGTGAGTATACACTACCGGTACACCAGGGTAGGGCGGCGGAACACTTGATTGCCAAGTGCTTTGTCAAGCCGGGCCATGTAATACCCATGAACCAGCATTTTACCACCACCAAGGCGCATTTTGTAATGGCCGGCGGAACAGTAGAAGAAATTTGCATCGATGAAGCGTTTAATACTGACAGCAGTTATAGTTTTAAGGGCAACCTGGATATAGAAAAACTGAAAAGTTTGATTTTCAAACACGGGGCGGATAAGATTCCGTTCATCCGAATGGAATCGACGGCCAACCTCCTGGGAGGCCAGCCCTTCTCCATGGCTAACTTAAAAGAAGTACGGGCCATCGCCGATCAATACAAAATTCCTATTATCGTCGATACCAGCCTTATCGGTGATAATGCCTATATGATCAAACGCCGGGAAGCCGGATATGAAAATCGTACAATCGGTGAGATTATCCATGAGATAATTTCCATGGCCGATCTTATCTACATGTCGGCCCGCAAAAGCTGTACATCCCGCGGTGGCCTCATCGCAACCCGCAAAAAAGAAATTTATGATTTAATAGCACCGTTGGTGCCTGTTTATGAAGGCTTTTTAACTTACGGTGGTATTTCAACTCGTGAGATCGAGTCTATGGCCGTTGGGCTTCGGGAAATGACTGATGAGTATACAGCCGGGTGTGCGGCGGACCTGATTGAATACTTTGTTGCCAGGCTATCCGAAAAAGGCGTACCCGTAGTGACGCCGGCCGGTGGTGTCGGAGCACACATTGATGCCATGCGTTTCCTCCCGCATCTGGATCACCCGCAGTATCCGGCTGGTGCCTTGGCGGCGGCTATCTTCATTTGCTCCGGAGTGCGCGGCATGGAGCGCGGAACTGTATCCATGGACCGCGATATAGACGGCACCGAGCTTATCTCCGAACTGGAGTTGGTGCGTTTGGCCGTACCGCGCCGGGTTTTCACCTTGTCCCACATCGAATATGTAGTGGACCGGGTGGCGTGGCTCTATAATCACCGGGAAATGATTGGGGGCTTGACCTTCGAATATGAGCCGGAAATGCTGCGCTTTTTCTTGGGCCGGCTAAAACCCGTGGCAGCCGGTAAAGCTGCATCGAACTGGGATGAAAAGCTGGCACAGGCTTTTATCCGAGATTTTTCGCTTGATATGTAATTGCTGCCCAATTTGGGGTAGTACGCTGCACATAAAGCCTCTATGCGGACTATGAAAGGTCTGCATAGAGGTTTCTTGGCTATTCAGGAAGTATAAATTTCACGGCGCATAAGGGCAACTAGGCGTCCGCCAGTCCTAAAGGACTGGAATTTCTACGCATTGTGTAAACACAACGCTAGAAATTCTGGCGCCCTAAAGGACTGGAATTTCTACGCATTGTGTAAACACAACGCTAGAAATTCTGGCGCCCTAAAGGACTGGAATTTCTACGCATTGTGTAAACACAACGCTAGAAATTCTGGCGCCCTAAGGCTTGGCGCAAGCCAAGTTTTCTTTATTTCAGACTTTTATTTTTCGACCGGCGGAATAACGTCCCCTCTGCTCTTTGTGTTCATAAGGTATACGTAGGGCAGGAAAAATGACATATTGAAAAGAAGAAATTTGTTAAAATCAGACTTTAAAATCTTAACACAAATTTAATGATACTTTTGTGAAAAATGGTATATGATGGTGGTGGAGAAAATAATGACGAAGGTGGTATAAATGCACAGCAATTTATCCGGCTGGCAACCGGAGGTAAAAGCCGCGTTACAAAATTTACTCGAGAAAGCACAAAACAAGTCAAACCCATATGCAGTGTTTGACTGGGATAATACCTGCATTTACGGCGATGTAACTGAAACCTTGTTTATTTATCAAATAGATAACCTGCGCTATAAACTTACCCCTTGGGAATTTTCCGGAATTTTATCGATTGCACTCAAAGACAACTTTTCTGGGGAAAGTCCTGTAGAAAAACATGCGGAGCAAATCAGCAGCGATCTGCTGGAAGATTATACTTTTCTATACGAACATTATATTGTGAACCAAAAAATGAGCTTGGAAAAAATCCGGGAGACGGAAGAGTTTAACGATTTTAAAGCTAAAATGTTTTATTTCTATCTGCTAATCAATGATCATGCTTTTACCAAAGACAGTTTTTTATGGATGATGTATTTGTACAGCAATATGACGGCCATAGAACTAGAAAATTTGTCAAAGGAATCGATAGATTTTAATTTGCATGCGGAGCGCAAATGCCATTTGTTAAGCAGCAGTCCTGCCTTGTCCAAAAAGACAGGGGTCTTATCAGCGCATTATACCGGAGGACTTCGAATTAACCCCTTGGTGGTTCATCTTTTTCAGGAACTAAAGGCAAAGGGCATTGGCGTTTATGTTTGTTCCGCTTCAGCTAAAGAAGTGTTAATTCCACTGGTCACTTATCAACAATATGGTTATGCTTTGCCTCAAGACCATCTCCTGGCTGTCCGGTTGGACAGGGACAGCTGCAATGTTCTTCAACCTAGAATTGATGAGGCTTATCCCATCACATTTAAAACAGGCAAGATGCAGGCCATTGAACAATTTTTGGTGAGCAAATTGGGCACTGAGCCCATGCTTGTTGCCGGGGACTCAACAGGTGATTATTATATGATGACCGGTTTCCCCGGACTGGAATTAGCTCTGGTGATGTTGCGCAGTCACCAAAAGAGCGTTGAGCTTGTAAGAAGATTGCGGCACGAGCATAGTATACCCTTTGCTGTGCAGCGAAACGGGGAAGGACGTCCCGGACAATTAAAAGTTTCATAGTATACCTTGATTACTTATATCCCTCTTGCC
This region of Zhaonella formicivorans genomic DNA includes:
- a CDS encoding glycerol dehydrogenase yields the protein MIQALNAPSKYVQGVGALQVAEKYIGNFGSEALIIADPFVLNTAQTLLAKGLGKIKYRIERFGGECSKPEIERLKTIAVNEGVDLIIGFGGGKTLDTAKAVAYYAMLPVAILPTIASTDAPCSALAVVYKETGEFEEYLLLPKNPEIVLVDTRIIANAPARFLVAGMGDALATKFEAEASSTRHLPAMSGGIATASALALANLCYDTLIEYGLTAKTAVQRQVVTPAVERIVEANTLLSGLGFESGGLAAAHAIHNGLTVLEETHRYFHGEKVAFSTIVQLVMENRPTDVIFEVVDFCRSVGLPTTLNELGLEGIDEQKLRKVAEAATAENETIHNMPFPVDAQMVYDAILAADALGMLD
- a CDS encoding tryptophanase, whose amino-acid sequence is MIKLSDGRNLPLDMHKVKIIQRLPFPTVEQRLAAIREAGFNTFLLRTRDMFLDMLTDSGTNAQSDAQLAASMEADDAYAGSESFYKLAEAVREVFGCEYTLPVHQGRAAEHLIAKCFVKPGHVIPMNQHFTTTKAHFVMAGGTVEEICIDEAFNTDSSYSFKGNLDIEKLKSLIFKHGADKIPFIRMESTANLLGGQPFSMANLKEVRAIADQYKIPIIVDTSLIGDNAYMIKRREAGYENRTIGEIIHEIISMADLIYMSARKSCTSRGGLIATRKKEIYDLIAPLVPVYEGFLTYGGISTREIESMAVGLREMTDEYTAGCAADLIEYFVARLSEKGVPVVTPAGGVGAHIDAMRFLPHLDHPQYPAGALAAAIFICSGVRGMERGTVSMDRDIDGTELISELELVRLAVPRRVFTLSHIEYVVDRVAWLYNHREMIGGLTFEYEPEMLRFFLGRLKPVAAGKAASNWDEKLAQAFIRDFSLDM